A part of Synchiropus splendidus isolate RoL2022-P1 chromosome 19, RoL_Sspl_1.0, whole genome shotgun sequence genomic DNA contains:
- the akt1s1 gene encoding proline-rich AKT1 substrate 1 gives MASIVHSSEPEIPDNHKESWLALLSAAEAYCQKSGCDLAILTACKKFRSSAGGGDGMKKRVSSSSAFRKDCDFVYSVWGQGFLAESARRYVEDIGVLHSTTMLTAQRHTRQSGGVGVPDSNTDPAHRNPTSDGVSPSGKLYSQSYPSIYSTGATTGPGGEQNGDREREKAALEATKRGRQRSGIVDVEEECEDEEEEDDMDERRPDGNESAGVFSMDEDSLSRDCEPFFESDGEEESTDGSLSEEAPPPLRSMAVGQPTHSSRHTNAMAMARSLPVSVPGWGCKGNHTPVGDGNSGERVGCADLEHIAASMKALIVPGATDGTEMFGALPRPRLNTGDFSLKH, from the exons ATGGCCTCCATCGTCCATTCATCTGAGCCTGAAATCCCCGATAACCACAAAGAGAGCTGGCTGGCGCTGCTCTCGGCGGCGGAAGCGTATTGCCAAAAGTCCGGCTGCGACCTCGCCATCCTAACAGCCTGCAAGAAGTTTCGCTCTTCAGCGGGAGGCGGGGACGGCATGAAGAAGcgggtgagcagcagcagtgcctTTCGGAAAGACTGCGATTTCGTCTACAGCGTGTGGGGTCAAGGGTTCCTGGCGGAGTCGGCACGCCGCTACGTAGAAGATATCGGGGTGTTGCACTCGACAACTATGCTAACGGCCCAGAGGCACACGCGGCAGAGCGGTGGGGTCGGAGTGCCGGACTCGAACACGGACCCAGCTCACAGG AACCCAACGAGTGATGGAGTCAGCCCCAGTGGAAAACTGTATTCCCAAAGCTACCCATCGATCTACAGCACGGGGGCAACCACGGGCCCGGGTGGTGAGCAGAATGGAGACCGGGAACGGGAAAAGGCTGCGTTGGAGGCGACCAAGAGGGGGCGACAGAGGTCTGGCATTGTGGACGTGGAAGAAGAGTgcgaggatgaggaagaggaggacgacatGGATGAGAGGAGGCCCGACGGGAATGAAAGTGCCG GAGTCTTCTCCATGGACGAGGACTCGCTGTCCCGCGACTGTGAGCCCTTCTTCGAGTCCGACGGCGAGGAGGAGAGCACGGATG GGTCGTTGAGCGAGGAGGCGCCTCCTCCTCTACGCAGCATGGCCGTCGGCCAGCCGACTCACTCGTCCCGCCACACCAACGCCATGGCCATGGCTCGCTCTCTTCCAGTGTCTGTTCCGGGGTGGGGTTGCAAAGGGAACCACACTCCGGTCGGCGACGGCAACAGCGGCGAAAGG GTGGGCTGTGCTGACCTGGAGCACATCGCCGCCAGCATGAAGGCTCTGATCGTCCCCGGCGCTACGGACGGGACGGAGATGTTCGGGGCTTTACCTCGGCCACGTCTCAACACCGGGGATTTCTCCCTCAAACACTGA
- the tbc1d17 gene encoding TBC1 domain family member 17 — translation MESGVQKCSLARGDGEVHIGARMQQNHGDYKLIFEKEGVYLHTNAKRSNQDTSIPGFIRIVERAGVPALEWCPLEDAGSSAPAVLYSKKDGEGGVEDTKFDPGYEPDWAVISTVKKDREHVPAKQSGQWSFSLPLSELYSLRRARFSLGRNFLVLTSRGGHPLPPLHFHRGGTSDLLRALHMYITLDPSPVDGRLFLAYPLDPRDSAQAFDKMSLLDDSSADFVTRLIHDPYATTFGGFSKVTNFFRAALRPPDSPNHHSHQHTRPPRDPSLPPQSEEEPGFELITCGVELGPRPDVSRGPPLDKWQEFLDPEGRVTNPEKIKELVFRGGIEPSFRKEAWKFLLGFYPWNSTSEEREDILRVKTDEYFRMKVQWKSVSEEQEMRNTLLRGYRNLIERDVNRTDRHNTFFSGDGNPGLTLLHDVLMTYCMYNFDLGYVQGMSDLLAPLLFVTQNEVESFWCLKGFMELVHHNFEESQEAMKSQLLDLSVLLKALDPELCDFLESQDSGSLCFCFRWLLIWFKREFSFEDILILWEVLWTRLPCDNFHLLIACSILQSQRGELIGSDHDFNTILKHINELTMKLDLQSILCGAEAIYLQLVQCKELPLKVQQVLGLYVPASSSDASPDSQADETEPLLNGSQAGASACSAPPGPAPSCP, via the exons ATGGAGAGTGGAGTGCAGAAGTGTTCCCTCGCCAGAGGGG ACGGAGAGGTTCACATCGGCGCAAGAATGCAGCAAAACCATGGGGATTATAAG CTGATATTTGAGAAGGAGGGGGTGTATCTGCACACAAACGCCAAGAGGAGCAACCAGGACACCAGCATTCCAGGCTTCATCCGCATCGTGGAGCGG GCTGGAGTGCCTGCGTTGGAGTGGTGCCCTCTGGAGGACGCGGGAAGCAGCGCGCCTGCTGTTTTATACTCGAAGAAG GATGGAGAAGGAGGGGTGGAGGACACAAAGTTTGATCCGGGATATGAACCAGACTGGGCAGTAATCAGCACCGTGAAGAAGGACCGGGAACATGTTCCGGCAAAGCAGTCTG GTCAGTGGTCCTTCTCTCTGCCGCTCTCAGAGCTGTACTCCCTGCGAAGGGCGCGCTTCTCCTTGGGTCGAAACTTCCTGGTGTTGACCAGTCGCGGCGGTCACCCGCTTCCTCCTCTGCACTTCCACCGAGGAGGAACCAGCGACTTGCTGCGGGCGCTGCACATGTACATCACCCTGGACCC GTCACCAGTGGACGGACGGCTCTTCCTCGCTTATCCTCTGGACCCTCGCGATTCTGCTCAGGCCTTTGACAAGATGAGCCTGCTGGATGACAGCAGCGCAGATTTTGTCACA AGACTGATCCATGACCCGTATGCAACCACATTCGGAGGATTCTCCAAAGTCACCAACTTCTTCAGGGCAGCCCTTCGCCCGCCAGATTCCCCCAACCACCACAGCCACCAGCACACTCGCCCCCCACGGGATCCCAGTctccccccacagtctgaagaGGAGCCTGGCTTTGAGCTCATCACCTGT GGGGTGGAGCTTGGCCCGAGACCAGACGTGAGCAGGGGCCCGCCTCTGGATAAATGGCAGGAGTTTCTGGACCCAGAGGGCCGTGTGACTAACCCGGAGAAGATCAAGGAGCTTGTGTTCAGAGGG GGAATTGAACCCTCGTTCAGGAAAGAGGCCTGGAAGTTCCTGCTTGGCTTTTATCCGTGGAACAGCACCAGTGAAGAAAGAGAGGACATCCTGCGGGTCAAAAC GGACGAGTACTTCAGAATGAAGGTGCAGTGGAAGTCAGTGAGCGAGGAGCAGGAGATGAGAAACACCCTCCTCAGAGGATACAGGAATCTGATTG AGAGAGACGTCAAccggacagacagacacaacacCTTCTTCTCTGGGGACGGCAACCCGGGCCTGACGCTTCTTCACGACGTTCTGATGACGTACTGCATGTACAACTTTGATCTGG GTTACGTCCAGGGCATGAGCGACCTCCTGGCTCCTTTGCTGTTCGTCACCCAGAATGAAGTGGAGTCGTTCTGGTGCCTGAAAGGCTTCATGGAGCTGGTG CATCACAACTTCGAAGAGTCTCAGGAGGCCATGAAGAGTCAGCTGTTGGATCTCAGTGTCCTGCTCAAAGCTCTGGACCCAGAACTTTGTGACTTCCTGG AGTCTCAGGACAGCGGCTCGCTCTGCTTCTGCTTCCGTTGGCTGCTCATCTGGTTCAAGAGAGAGTTCTCCTTCGAGGACATTCTGATCTTGTGGGAG GTTCTCTGGACTCGACTTCCGTGTGACAACTTCCACCTGCTGATCGCCTGCTCCATCCTGCAGTCGCAGAGAGGAGAGCTGATCGGCTCGGACCACGACTTCAACACCATTCTCAAG CACATCAACGAGTTGACGATGAAGCTGGACCTGCAGAGCATTTTATGTGGCGCTGAGGCCATTTACCTGCAGCTGGTGCAGTGTAAG gAGCTTCCCCTGAAGGTGCAGCAGGTCCTTGGCCTCTACGTCCCCGCCAGCTCCTCTGACGCGAGTCCCGACTCGCAGGCCGACGAGACCGAGCCTTTGCTCAACGGCTCCCAGGCAGGAGCCTCAGCGTGCAGTGCCCCGCCTGGTCCTGCTCCCTCCTGCCCCTGA